The region CCGATCTTAGCTTCCAGAAGTTTCGGGGAACTGATCGGTAATAATGAATTCGCTGCACTGGATCGATTACTTCATGTACCAGATAGCTTTATCGAATCGGAAAACAACCCGGTGATAGTGAGAGGAAATATCCAGGATGAACCCGCTTCTGAGGGGAGTGAAACCAGCTCGCGTAGTATCACTATCAGTTGGGAACGAAAAATCCCTCATTTTCAGCCCACGCACGAATCAGAATTGGTTGAAGAAGGGGCTGCTGTTTCTGAGGCATTTGCCAAAGATCTCCATCGCTCTGTTTATACTACTTCCTATGCCGCACTCGGTATGGATATTCCATTCTCAGCGGCAGACGTTGATCAGTTTTTCTCTCCGCAAAATAAAAAAATCCTTTCTACGGTGGCTCATCAGGGGCACCTTGCAGATATTGCTATTGAGCTTTATGGCGTAAGGCGTGTTGATGATGACAACACGTTTTCGGCTAAACGTGACAGCAAACCTGAACATTTAATCGTTCATGAGGGGGATGTGTACCGCATCACCTCCAGGCAACAGTTCGAAATGAAAAATATGGATACTGAAGAATATCTGGCAGAGGGGAGTTTTAGCGCGACAGTCGAACAAACGACATATCTTGACGCGACGAATTTCGATGCTTCAGGTAGCAGACTATTAACCTATCAGACGAAGGATAAACCCTCCACTCAACGGATTGTATTTAAGATGAGGTTACCTAATTCACCTCCTACAACTCCAACGAAGAAAGGCGGCCTTTTCTCCCGAATGTTTAGTCGTCAAATATCCCGATAATATTCGCACAGGCTCCTCCCGGAGCCTGTTTTTAATTACCCCAGCGCCACCATCAGCGCACCGGCGGTAATCAACGCCACACCCGCGCCAGAAATGAGAGAAACTTTCTCGCCAAACAGCACCACCGCCAGAATCACCGCAAATACCACGCTGAGCTTATCAATCGGCGCCACGCGCGATACATTCCCGGTTTTGATCGCCATAAAGTAGAACAGCCACGACAGCGCACCGGCTACGCCGCTTAGCACCACAAACAGCAACGCTTTTTTATCGGCGAATACCGTCGAAATCAGCGACAGCTTGCCCTGAACCACCACCACGCCAACCAGAAAAATCGCCATCACCACCGCACGGATGGCGGTGGCGGTATTGGCATCAAGATGTTGTAAACCGATTTTGCCGAAAATGGCGACCAGCGCAGCGGTCAGCGCCGACAGCAAGGCATAAATTAACCAGGTACTCATGATTCCCCTCCCAAAAAATCAGAAGGATACGCCGTCAGAGCATAAACCGGTAGCCGATACCTGTTTCCGTCAGTAAATGGCGAGGGCGCGCCGGATCAACCTCCAGCTTTTGCCGCAAATGCCCCATATAAATACGCAGGTAATGGCTGTGTTCCACGGCGTTAGGACCCCAGACCTGGCTAAGCAGCTGGCGCTGCGTCAGGACTTTCCCGTGGTTATTGAGCAGCACCGCCAGCAGGCGAAACTCAATCGGCGTGAGATGAAGTTCTTCCTCTCCGCGCTGAATGCGGCGGTTAGCCAGATCGACGCGGATATCTGAAAAAGTGACCACCGGCTCATCAGGTGTGGCTGCTGCATGGCGGCGCAGCGCGACGCGCAGGCGCGCCTGCAATTCGCCAATGCCAAACGGCTTGCTGAGATAATCATCGGCACCCGCATCCAGCGCGGCGATCTTGTCGCTCTCTTCAGTACGCGCAGAGAGCACAATCACCGGCATGTTGCTCCACTGGCGCAGATCACGAATAAAGTCGAGCCCGTCACCGTCCGGCAACCCTAAATCAAGGATCACCAGATCCGGCTTGCGGGTGGCAGCTTCAATTAACCCGCGCTGCAGTGTTTCTGCTTCATGGACGCGCAGCCCCTCGGCTTCCAGCGCGGTGCGCAGAAAACGGCGGATAGCTTGTTCATCTTCAACAATCAGAACGTTGATCACAGATCCTCAGGTAATTCATCCAGTTGCGGCGGTGTTTCCCGTGGAAGTGTAACACAAAACAGCGCGCCGCCTTGCGGACGGTTGCGGGCAGCGATGGTGCCGCCATGCACCTCGACAATCGCCTGGCAAATCGCCAGCCCCAGCCCAACGCCGGGAATGGCAGACTCTTTGGTTCCGCGGGCAAATTTATCGAAAATCGCCGCTTCCTGACCTGCTGGGATCCCCGGCCCGTTATCCCACACATCCAGCGTTAACTGGTCCGGCGTGCTGTGTGCGGTAATGCCGATTTCGGCGCGATGCCCGGCATATTTCACCGCATTTTCCAGCAGATTAATCAACACGCGCTCAAACAACGGGCCGTCAACATGCACCAGCATCAGCGGATCGGGCAGGTCGAGCGCAATATGCTGGCCGCCAAGCCCTGGCTCCAGCGTTCGCAACGCACTGCCAATCACCTCTTCGAGGGTCAGCCACTCTTTTTTCAGGTTAAAGCCGCCGGACTGGATGCGCGCCATATCCAGCAAATTGTTCACCAGCCGCGTGGTGTTCAGCACATGCTGGCGGATTTCGTTAGCTTGCGGCGCATGTGCTGAACCTTCGCTCGCCAGATCCAGTGTGAGGATCTCCGCCTGACCAAACAGCACGGTCAGCGGCGTGCGCAGATCGTGAGACAGCGCCGCCAGCAGCGAGTTGCGAATACTTTCGCGCTCGCTGGCAAGCCGCGCCTGCTCTTCGCTGGTGGCTAATGCCTGGCGCTCCAGCGCGCTGGCGACCAGCAGGGTGAAGGTTTCCAGCAGGCGCTGCTGTTCCGGGATCATTAACTGGCGCAGATTCGCCGGTTCAACAATCAACAAGCCATGGGTTTTTTGATCGCTTTTTAACGGCAAAATTTGATACGGCACGCCGGGCAGCGTATCGGTGCCCGCGCCGGCAGGCTGGCCTTTATCAAAGCTCCAGCGGGCGATGGCGTCATCCCACGGCGTCATGCCGTGCGTCTGCGTCACAGCCGCCAGCTGGCCGTGGCTGTCCGGCAACAGCAGTTTGCTGCGCGCATTAAACGTGGAGTGGATAAAGGTTTCGCTGGTCGCGGCGATATCCTGATTGCTACGTCCAACCGCCAGCGCTTTTGACATCTCATACAGATGACGGGTGCGCTGCTCCCGGTAGCGCGCCACGCGCGCCTGGTAACGAACACCGGCCGTCAGGTTGCCTATCACCAGGCCTACCGTCAGCATTACGCCAAAGGTCAGCAGGTACTGCACATCGGACACCGCCAGCGTGCCGCGCGGGGCAATGAAAAAGAGATCGAAGCTGACAACGTTAATTACCGTGGCGAAAGCGGAGGGCCAGCGGCCAAAAAACAGCGCCACCAGCACCACGCCAAGCAGATAGATCATCACCAGGTTGGCGGCATCAAATGCCGTCAGCCACTGCATAGCTATCAGGGTAATGGCGGCGCAAAGCGCAAGCGCGACGAGACAGCCTTTAAGCTGCACGCGAAAGCGATCCATAAACGGGCGAATATCCCCAGCGCGGGCGGGCAGGGGAGTCGGCGCATCTTCCAGCGCGATAATCACCAGATCGAGATCCGGCGCGCGCCTGGCGAGCCTGTCGGCAAAGGATTCCCGGCTCCACCAGTGGCGTTTGTTGCGTCTGCCAATCAGAATTTTGCCGAGATTATGTTCGCGCGCGTAACGCAAAATGGCGCGGTCTTCCGCCGGATCGGAAAGGGTGGCGGTTTCTGCGCCCAGCTCCTGCGCCAGACGCAGCGAACTTAAAATCGCCCGCCGCTGCGGCTCCGGCAGTTTATGCAACGTTGGGGTTTCGACATACACCGCATGCCAGGCGCTGCCGAGCTTGGCCGCCAGGCGTGCGGCAGTGCGGATCAGCTTCTCATTGCCTGCGCCGTGGCCGACGCAAAGCAAAATCGCATCACGCGTGTGCCAGACTTTTTCTTCGCCCTGGCGGTCGCGCCAGGCGCGCATTTGGTCATCCACCCGATCGGCTGTGCGGCGCAGCGCCAGTTCGCGCAGGGCAATCAGGTTGCCTTTACGGAAGAAGTGCTCAATCGCGCGTTCCGCCTGACCGCCAATATAGACTTTGCCTTCGTGCAGACGCTGGCGCAGGTCATCCGGCGGTAAATCCACCAGCACCACTTCATCGGCGCTGTCAAAGAAGGGGTCCGGCACCGTTTCGCGCACCTGAATCCCGGTCACGCCGCTGACCACGTCATTCAGGCTTTCGAGGTGCTGAACGTTGACGGTGGTAAAAACATCAATTCCCGCTTCCAGCAGCTCTTCGACATCCTGCCAGCGTTTCGGGTGGCGCGAGCCGGGCGCGTTACTGTGCGCCAGCTCGTCCATCAAAATAAGCGCCGGACGCCGCGCAAGGGCGGCGTCCAGATCAAACTCCTGAATTAAGCGTCCGCGATGGTGAATACGCCGGGCGGGCTGCGTTGCCAGCCCCTCCAGCAGCGCGGCGGTCTCTTTTCGACCATGGGTTTCCACGACGCCAATCAGAATATCCAGCCCTTGCGCCCGCAGCCGCTGTGCTTCCTGCAGCATCGCAAAGGTTTTCCCCACCCCGGCGCAGGCGCCAAAAAAGACTTTTAGCTTGCCCCGGTGCGCGGTGGCGGCATGCTCCAGCAGGCGGTCGGGATTGGGGCGCAAAGGCTCATCAGTCATGCTTTATTTGTCCTTGAGCGCATCCAGCGCCAGATTAAGTTCCACCACATTCACCACCGGTTGGCCGATAAAATTCACCAGCGGCGTTGAGGTGTGCTGCGCCACCAGTTTCGCCACCACCTGCACCGGCAGGTTACGCGCCTGCGCCACCCGCGGGATCTGCCATTCCGCGGCCTGCGGAGATAACTGACCATCAAGGCCGCTGGCCGAGGAGGTAATGAGTTCTACCGGTACATGCGTATCCGCTTGCGGGTTGTCGGCCCGCAGTTGCGCGACGCGCTGCGCCACTGCTTTATCCAGCTCCGGGTTGCTACCCGCCAGGTTACTGCCGCCGGACGCCATAGGATTATAAGGCGCGTCCGCCGTGGCGGAAGGGCGACCATGAAAATATCCCGGCTGGGTAAAATCCTGGCCTAACAGGCGAGAGCCACGCACATTGTCGCCTTCACGAATA is a window of Enterobacter sp. R4-368 DNA encoding:
- a CDS encoding EamA family transporter; this translates as MSTWLIYALLSALTAALVAIFGKIGLQHLDANTATAIRAVVMAIFLVGVVVVQGKLSLISTVFADKKALLFVVLSGVAGALSWLFYFMAIKTGNVSRVAPIDKLSVVFAVILAVVLFGEKVSLISGAGVALITAGALMVALG
- the kdpD gene encoding two-component system sensor histidine kinase KdpD encodes the protein MTDEPLRPNPDRLLEHAATAHRGKLKVFFGACAGVGKTFAMLQEAQRLRAQGLDILIGVVETHGRKETAALLEGLATQPARRIHHRGRLIQEFDLDAALARRPALILMDELAHSNAPGSRHPKRWQDVEELLEAGIDVFTTVNVQHLESLNDVVSGVTGIQVRETVPDPFFDSADEVVLVDLPPDDLRQRLHEGKVYIGGQAERAIEHFFRKGNLIALRELALRRTADRVDDQMRAWRDRQGEEKVWHTRDAILLCVGHGAGNEKLIRTAARLAAKLGSAWHAVYVETPTLHKLPEPQRRAILSSLRLAQELGAETATLSDPAEDRAILRYAREHNLGKILIGRRNKRHWWSRESFADRLARRAPDLDLVIIALEDAPTPLPARAGDIRPFMDRFRVQLKGCLVALALCAAITLIAMQWLTAFDAANLVMIYLLGVVLVALFFGRWPSAFATVINVVSFDLFFIAPRGTLAVSDVQYLLTFGVMLTVGLVIGNLTAGVRYQARVARYREQRTRHLYEMSKALAVGRSNQDIAATSETFIHSTFNARSKLLLPDSHGQLAAVTQTHGMTPWDDAIARWSFDKGQPAGAGTDTLPGVPYQILPLKSDQKTHGLLIVEPANLRQLMIPEQQRLLETFTLLVASALERQALATSEEQARLASERESIRNSLLAALSHDLRTPLTVLFGQAEILTLDLASEGSAHAPQANEIRQHVLNTTRLVNNLLDMARIQSGGFNLKKEWLTLEEVIGSALRTLEPGLGGQHIALDLPDPLMLVHVDGPLFERVLINLLENAVKYAGHRAEIGITAHSTPDQLTLDVWDNGPGIPAGQEAAIFDKFARGTKESAIPGVGLGLAICQAIVEVHGGTIAARNRPQGGALFCVTLPRETPPQLDELPEDL
- the kdpE gene encoding two-component system response regulator KdpE, yielding MINVLIVEDEQAIRRFLRTALEAEGLRVHEAETLQRGLIEAATRKPDLVILDLGLPDGDGLDFIRDLRQWSNMPVIVLSARTEESDKIAALDAGADDYLSKPFGIGELQARLRVALRRHAAATPDEPVVTFSDIRVDLANRRIQRGEEELHLTPIEFRLLAVLLNNHGKVLTQRQLLSQVWGPNAVEHSHYLRIYMGHLRQKLEVDPARPRHLLTETGIGYRFML
- the kdpC gene encoding potassium-transporting ATPase subunit KdpC, producing the protein MALLRPAFLLLILFTLITGGLYPLLTTALGQWWFHDQANGSLIREGDNVRGSRLLGQDFTQPGYFHGRPSATADAPYNPMASGGSNLAGSNPELDKAVAQRVAQLRADNPQADTHVPVELITSSASGLDGQLSPQAAEWQIPRVAQARNLPVQVVAKLVAQHTSTPLVNFIGQPVVNVVELNLALDALKDK